The nucleotide window CCGCCCTGATAAATCTAGGGATACTTATATCAACAGGACAGCCTTTCACACACCCCGGTTCTCTGCACTGTAGACAGCGCTTTGCTTCTTCAATGGCCTCTTCCTCCAGGTAACCAATAGCAACCTCATCAAAATTCTTTACCCTCTCTTCAGGAGAAAGCTCTTTTCTGGGTGTTCTCTTCTCTCGGTTCATATTCCTTCCTCAAAAAGCTCCATGGCAAGGCGTTCCTCTTCCTTAAAGAAACTCTGTCTTCTTATAAGCTCATCAAAATTAACTTCATCAGCATCAAATTCAGGACCATCCATGCAGGCAAACTTTGTGTTTCCTTTCACAGTCACCCTGCATGCACCGCACATTCCTGTACCATCAAGCATTATAGCTCCAAGACTTGCCTTAGTTTTAATTCCATATTTCTTACCTATCTTGCCGACTGTTTTCATCATCTTGCTCGGCCCTATTGTCAAAATATAATCAACCTGATTTTTCTTCAGATATTCTCTCAGAGCAGAAACCGCATAACCTTTAACTCCTCTGGAACCATCGTCAGTTGCTATAATAAGCTCATCAACAACAGCTCCAATCTCATTCTCAAGAACAAGATAATCCCCGCTTTTAGACCCCATTATACATGTAACCCTGTTACCAGCCTTCTTGAGAGCTTTTATTATTGAATAGAGAGCGCCAGCAGTTCCCTGCCTGCAAATAGTAACAACATTACCAAAATATTCAATATCGCTGGGCATGCCGAGAGGGCCCAGCATATTCAATATTCTCTCCCCTGACTCAAGAGAGGCAAGGAGCCTTGATGTTTTGCCTACATGAGACACAACCATGTTAAGAGTGCCCTTCTCCCTGTCGAAATCAGAGATTGTCATAGGTATACGCTCACCCTTCTCATGCACCCTCACTATAACAAACTGCCCAGGCTCAATTTTTTTTGCTATTCTCGGAGATTTTATGACAAAAAAAGTGTAACCAGGAGCTAAACTGCGCTTCTTCAATATCTCATGCATTCTACAGCCTCACTACAGTCGTTCTAAATCAATATTACGATTACAAATAAGTCAGTGCTGTACATATATATAAAAATTGCCTTGAACCAGAATAAAAAACTGATGTAATTACGGGAAATTCCGATACTGACATACTCCCACAGCTAAAGACTGTGGGCTTTCTGCCTATCAAATTGTAATAACAGGTTAAACTTTGAAGTAAATGCATGGAAGAAAGGATTGTCGAATTTTTAAAAGACAGAGGGATATGTCTGGGAAAAGATATTTATTCAGCTCTTGGAGAAGATAGCTTCCTCATCTGGAGAACATGTAAAAGAAGCAGAATAATAATAATGAAAAGCATTGCAAAGCGATATTTGAGACTGGATAGAAAGGTTCCCGGTCTGGCAAGACTTTCCCCCGCACCTCAGAGAGAGTTTCTCACTTACACAGTTCTTGGCCTAAATAAAGCTGAGGTTGAAATGAGAGCATACGAACTGAGAGAGGAGATTGAGAGGATAAGCAAA belongs to archaeon BMS3Bbin15 and includes:
- the pyrK_2 gene encoding dihydroorotate dehydrogenase B (NAD(+)), electron transfer subunit, producing MHEILKKRSLAPGYTFFVIKSPRIAKKIEPGQFVIVRVHEKGERIPMTISDFDREKGTLNMVVSHVGKTSRLLASLESGERILNMLGPLGMPSDIEYFGNVVTICRQGTAGALYSIIKALKKAGNRVTCIMGSKSGDYLVLENEIGAVVDELIIATDDGSRGVKGYAVSALREYLKKNQVDYILTIGPSKMMKTVGKIGKKYGIKTKASLGAIMLDGTGMCGACRVTVKGNTKFACMDGPEFDADEVNFDELIRRQSFFKEEERLAMELFEEGI